One window of the Gambusia affinis linkage group LG01, SWU_Gaff_1.0, whole genome shotgun sequence genome contains the following:
- the fignl2 gene encoding fidgetin-like protein 2 isoform X1, giving the protein MLSPIVPYSLLKMHWNPEHAQPLSQWPEQHLDVSSTTSSPAHKGDLYSGRGRSSYNYAWANDDISALTASNLLKRYAEKYAGVLDSPYDRPPTVGPYPEPGAFGGLNGQKTELEPWPLTHNTDGSYPLVPPGGHESLSSSKTVVTSAGPPGVSSVSVVNSNLSDSAYSGSSSCSGSGEYPSSYNGTYLSSGFCPQPSAALPPTSLHTLQPTPTLVPSYSPNTPVYNYPPSTYPPQTNLAPSYSHPSTTYLPSGLPAPTPIPSRPTVVGGSYSYQSANLGASESGGSLKRKAFEIGVEEDDSGDRSRYRKYSYDSLKAGGNSPYGVSEKTECRGNGFSSSGSSDPQSFKPSKPSSQPLVSPQFGAGGEYSPPAGMTGENGVTEQGFAQQQHRPQSLKRPPLCSAPVEAMKSPDPRLLELINGELLDCSPALLWTELFGLTHVKAALEEDLLWPVLRPSPLARPPRTVLLFGPRGGGKTTLIRSLASQMGASFYRVSGPMLASKGKLEAEHVLGSLLQVAGIRQPTVILLSQVEAMEEEEGLRQILLTTLEKIQVGPTGLVILVCATGRPDLLQDAVHRSFAKKYYVSLPDMGIRQHVLLQALTPQGCTLSEREMTAVLQRTEGFSVWELLQLSQQVLSSASSPAGAMHGLATSPKTPDFTDFENAFCKVRPHTTTKDLVTCIEWSKMYSH; this is encoded by the exons ATGCTGAGTCCTATTGTCCCTTATA GTCTGTTAAAGATGCACTGGAACCCAGAGCATGCCCAGCCCCTCAGCCAGTGGCCCGAGCAGCACCTGGATGTCTCCTCCACCACTTCCTCTCCAGCCCACAAGGGGGATCTCTACTCTGGCCGTGGACGAAGCTCCTACAACTACGCCTGGGCCAACGATGATATCTCCGCCCTCACAGCCTCAAACCTCCTGAAGCGCTATGCTGAAAAGTACGCAGGGGTGTTGGACTCACCATACGACCGACCTCCTACTGTGGGACCGTACCCAGAGCCGGGGGCTTTTGGGGGCCTTAATGGCCAGAAGACAGAGTTGGAACCTTGGCCGCTGACACACAACACTGATGGCTCTTATCCTTTGGTTCCTCCTGGCGGCCATGAGAGTCTTTCGAGCTCTAAGACTGTTGTCACATCTGCGGGCCCCCCTGGGGTGAGCAGCGTGTCAGTAGTCAACAGTAATCTGTCAGACTCGGCCTACAGTGGCAGTAGCTCCTGCAGCGGTTCAGGCGAGTATCCCTCCAGCTACAACGGCACCTATCTCTCCTCAGGGTTCTGTCCTCAGCCCAGTGCAGCACTTCCCCCCACCTCCCTTCACACTCTGCAACCCACACCCACTCTGGTGCCCAGCTACAGCCCCAACACACCAGTTTATAACTACCCACCCAGCACATACCCACCCCAGACTAACCTTGCTCCCAGCTACAGTCATCCCTCCACGACATACCTTCCCTCAGGTCTACCAGCTCCTACACCCATCCCCTCTAGGCCCACAGTGGTTGGAGGCTCATACAGCTACCAGAGTGCCAACCTTGGAGCATCTGAGTCTGGAGGGTCATTAAAGAGAAAGGCCTTTGAAATAGGCGTAGAGGAGGATGACAGTGGGGACCGGTCACGGTACAGGAAGTACAGCTATGATTCCCTGAAGGCTGGAGGAAACTCTCCCTATGGAGTGAGTGAGAAAACAGAGTGCAGGGGAAATGGATTCAGCAGCTCAGGCAGCTCAGACCCTCAAAGCTTCAAGCCCAGCAAGCCCTCCTCTCAGCCCCTGGTGTCTCCTCAGTTTGGGGCTGGAGGGGAGTACAGTCCTCCTGCAGGCATGACGGGGGAGAATGGGGTAACGGAGCAGGGCTTCGCCCAGCAACAGCACCGCCCCCAGTCACTCAAACGCCCTCCGTTGTGTTCTGCACCTGTTGAAGCTATGAAGAGCCCAGACCCCCGACTGCTGGAGCTCATCAACGGAGAGTTGTTAGACTGCAGCCCGGCACTGCTCTGGACCGAACTGTTTGGGCTCACTCATGTCAAGGCTGCCCTGGAAGAGGACCTGCTGTGGCCCGTGTTAAGGCCCAGCCCATTGGCGCGACCGCCAAGAACTGTCCTGCTGTTTGGTCCTAGAGGAGGGGGGAAGACGACACTGATTCGTTCGTTGGCCTCGCAGATGGGGGCTTCCTTCTACCGTGTGAGCGGACCTATGTTGGCATCGAAAGGAAAGCTCGAAGCAGAACATGTTCTGGGTTCTCTGCTGCAGGTGGCAGGGATTCGGCAACCCACCGTGATTCTGCTCAGTCAGGTGGAAGcaatggaggaggaggaagggctGAGGCAGATACTGCTAACAACCCTGGAGAAAATCCAGGTGGGGCCCACAGGTTTGGTTATTCTTGTGTGTGCCACTGGTAGGCCAGATCTCCTGCAGGACGCCGTCCACCGGAGCTTTGCCAAGAAGTATTATGTGAGCCTCCCAGACATGGGGATCCGTCAGCATGTCCTGCTGCAGGCGCTGACGCCTCAGGGTTGCACCCTGAGCGAGAGGGAGATGACCGCTGTGCTGCAGCGCACTGAGGGCTTCTCTGTGtgggagctgctgcagctgagccAGCAGGTGCTCTCCTCAGCATCTTCCCCAGCCGGAGCCATGCACGGCCTCGCCACATCCCCCAAAACTCCGGACTTTACAGATTTTGAGAATGCCTTTTGCAAGGTGCGCCCACACACCACCACAAAGGACCTGGTCACTTGTATAGAGTGGAGCAAAATGTACAGCCACTGA
- the fignl2 gene encoding fidgetin-like protein 2 isoform X2 has product MHWNPEHAQPLSQWPEQHLDVSSTTSSPAHKGDLYSGRGRSSYNYAWANDDISALTASNLLKRYAEKYAGVLDSPYDRPPTVGPYPEPGAFGGLNGQKTELEPWPLTHNTDGSYPLVPPGGHESLSSSKTVVTSAGPPGVSSVSVVNSNLSDSAYSGSSSCSGSGEYPSSYNGTYLSSGFCPQPSAALPPTSLHTLQPTPTLVPSYSPNTPVYNYPPSTYPPQTNLAPSYSHPSTTYLPSGLPAPTPIPSRPTVVGGSYSYQSANLGASESGGSLKRKAFEIGVEEDDSGDRSRYRKYSYDSLKAGGNSPYGVSEKTECRGNGFSSSGSSDPQSFKPSKPSSQPLVSPQFGAGGEYSPPAGMTGENGVTEQGFAQQQHRPQSLKRPPLCSAPVEAMKSPDPRLLELINGELLDCSPALLWTELFGLTHVKAALEEDLLWPVLRPSPLARPPRTVLLFGPRGGGKTTLIRSLASQMGASFYRVSGPMLASKGKLEAEHVLGSLLQVAGIRQPTVILLSQVEAMEEEEGLRQILLTTLEKIQVGPTGLVILVCATGRPDLLQDAVHRSFAKKYYVSLPDMGIRQHVLLQALTPQGCTLSEREMTAVLQRTEGFSVWELLQLSQQVLSSASSPAGAMHGLATSPKTPDFTDFENAFCKVRPHTTTKDLVTCIEWSKMYSH; this is encoded by the coding sequence ATGCACTGGAACCCAGAGCATGCCCAGCCCCTCAGCCAGTGGCCCGAGCAGCACCTGGATGTCTCCTCCACCACTTCCTCTCCAGCCCACAAGGGGGATCTCTACTCTGGCCGTGGACGAAGCTCCTACAACTACGCCTGGGCCAACGATGATATCTCCGCCCTCACAGCCTCAAACCTCCTGAAGCGCTATGCTGAAAAGTACGCAGGGGTGTTGGACTCACCATACGACCGACCTCCTACTGTGGGACCGTACCCAGAGCCGGGGGCTTTTGGGGGCCTTAATGGCCAGAAGACAGAGTTGGAACCTTGGCCGCTGACACACAACACTGATGGCTCTTATCCTTTGGTTCCTCCTGGCGGCCATGAGAGTCTTTCGAGCTCTAAGACTGTTGTCACATCTGCGGGCCCCCCTGGGGTGAGCAGCGTGTCAGTAGTCAACAGTAATCTGTCAGACTCGGCCTACAGTGGCAGTAGCTCCTGCAGCGGTTCAGGCGAGTATCCCTCCAGCTACAACGGCACCTATCTCTCCTCAGGGTTCTGTCCTCAGCCCAGTGCAGCACTTCCCCCCACCTCCCTTCACACTCTGCAACCCACACCCACTCTGGTGCCCAGCTACAGCCCCAACACACCAGTTTATAACTACCCACCCAGCACATACCCACCCCAGACTAACCTTGCTCCCAGCTACAGTCATCCCTCCACGACATACCTTCCCTCAGGTCTACCAGCTCCTACACCCATCCCCTCTAGGCCCACAGTGGTTGGAGGCTCATACAGCTACCAGAGTGCCAACCTTGGAGCATCTGAGTCTGGAGGGTCATTAAAGAGAAAGGCCTTTGAAATAGGCGTAGAGGAGGATGACAGTGGGGACCGGTCACGGTACAGGAAGTACAGCTATGATTCCCTGAAGGCTGGAGGAAACTCTCCCTATGGAGTGAGTGAGAAAACAGAGTGCAGGGGAAATGGATTCAGCAGCTCAGGCAGCTCAGACCCTCAAAGCTTCAAGCCCAGCAAGCCCTCCTCTCAGCCCCTGGTGTCTCCTCAGTTTGGGGCTGGAGGGGAGTACAGTCCTCCTGCAGGCATGACGGGGGAGAATGGGGTAACGGAGCAGGGCTTCGCCCAGCAACAGCACCGCCCCCAGTCACTCAAACGCCCTCCGTTGTGTTCTGCACCTGTTGAAGCTATGAAGAGCCCAGACCCCCGACTGCTGGAGCTCATCAACGGAGAGTTGTTAGACTGCAGCCCGGCACTGCTCTGGACCGAACTGTTTGGGCTCACTCATGTCAAGGCTGCCCTGGAAGAGGACCTGCTGTGGCCCGTGTTAAGGCCCAGCCCATTGGCGCGACCGCCAAGAACTGTCCTGCTGTTTGGTCCTAGAGGAGGGGGGAAGACGACACTGATTCGTTCGTTGGCCTCGCAGATGGGGGCTTCCTTCTACCGTGTGAGCGGACCTATGTTGGCATCGAAAGGAAAGCTCGAAGCAGAACATGTTCTGGGTTCTCTGCTGCAGGTGGCAGGGATTCGGCAACCCACCGTGATTCTGCTCAGTCAGGTGGAAGcaatggaggaggaggaagggctGAGGCAGATACTGCTAACAACCCTGGAGAAAATCCAGGTGGGGCCCACAGGTTTGGTTATTCTTGTGTGTGCCACTGGTAGGCCAGATCTCCTGCAGGACGCCGTCCACCGGAGCTTTGCCAAGAAGTATTATGTGAGCCTCCCAGACATGGGGATCCGTCAGCATGTCCTGCTGCAGGCGCTGACGCCTCAGGGTTGCACCCTGAGCGAGAGGGAGATGACCGCTGTGCTGCAGCGCACTGAGGGCTTCTCTGTGtgggagctgctgcagctgagccAGCAGGTGCTCTCCTCAGCATCTTCCCCAGCCGGAGCCATGCACGGCCTCGCCACATCCCCCAAAACTCCGGACTTTACAGATTTTGAGAATGCCTTTTGCAAGGTGCGCCCACACACCACCACAAAGGACCTGGTCACTTGTATAGAGTGGAGCAAAATGTACAGCCACTGA